Proteins encoded together in one Psychrobacter sanguinis window:
- the ligA gene encoding NAD-dependent DNA ligase LigA gives MNAIKSLNQEQQDIVAKMRTLITEVRKHNNAYYVMDEPTISDNEYDQLRLSLIELEERYPDLTQSDSPTASVGDNPLPSFSQVQHDIPMLSLGNVFNKEELAEFMRRVNDRLSSNNKNPAYEMELKLDGLAVSLKYQNGRFVRGVTRGDGQTGEDITQNVKTINNIPLVLEAAFDIEVLEVRGEVLMPKAGFERLNREAKQVDGKIFANPRNAAAGSLRQLDPAVAANRPLAFYAYSVNQGLPEHIVNQSEALGWLKEIGFTVSAVKVVNDLEEAQAYYESVIEERSGLPFEIDGTVIKVDNLQLQSELGYLSREPRWATAYKFPAETVMTKLNAIEWQVGRTGQITPVGKLEPVQVGGVTVSNVTLHNIGEIQRLDVRAGDTVSVHRAGDVIPKVTRVWHELRPEDSQPVTLPTHCPVCDSPVVLPEGEALARCTGELFCPAQQQEALIHFVSRKAMDIDGLGERWLISFFEQGIVKTVADIYHLEQHREALINFEKLGEKSVNNLLAAIDNSKKTTLSRFIYAIGIKGVGETTAQNLAQHFGDLPALMDASIESLEAVPDIGTITAEQIYDFFRAKHNVEVIEALIEAGVHWEKVEQMEAEGLPLDGETWVITGTLVESGMSRDDAKSKLQALGAKVSGSVSAKTSALLAGEKAGSKLTKAQQLGVRVVEETEFLQMIQD, from the coding sequence ATGAATGCCATCAAATCGCTTAATCAAGAGCAGCAAGATATTGTAGCCAAAATGCGTACCCTGATTACCGAGGTGCGTAAACATAACAATGCCTATTATGTGATGGACGAGCCGACCATAAGCGATAACGAATATGACCAATTACGTTTGAGCTTGATTGAGCTTGAGGAGCGTTATCCCGACTTAACCCAATCGGATAGTCCTACTGCCAGTGTTGGGGATAATCCTTTGCCATCATTTTCTCAAGTACAGCATGATATTCCCATGCTGTCTTTGGGTAATGTATTCAATAAAGAGGAACTGGCAGAGTTTATGCGCCGGGTGAATGATCGACTCAGTAGCAACAACAAAAACCCAGCGTATGAGATGGAGTTAAAACTAGATGGCTTAGCAGTGTCATTGAAATATCAGAATGGTCGCTTTGTCAGAGGCGTGACTCGCGGAGATGGCCAAACGGGTGAAGACATTACTCAAAACGTAAAAACCATTAATAACATACCTTTAGTGCTTGAGGCAGCATTTGATATTGAAGTGCTTGAAGTGCGAGGGGAAGTACTGATGCCCAAAGCTGGCTTTGAGCGTCTAAACCGAGAAGCAAAACAGGTCGATGGTAAAATCTTTGCCAATCCGCGTAACGCTGCGGCCGGCAGCTTGCGTCAGTTAGATCCTGCTGTGGCAGCCAACCGTCCTTTGGCTTTTTATGCGTATTCTGTGAATCAAGGCTTGCCTGAGCATATTGTTAATCAATCTGAAGCCTTAGGTTGGTTAAAAGAAATTGGTTTTACTGTCAGTGCCGTAAAAGTAGTCAACGATCTGGAGGAGGCTCAAGCTTATTATGAGTCAGTGATTGAGGAGCGCAGTGGCCTACCTTTTGAAATTGATGGTACCGTTATCAAAGTCGATAATTTACAGCTACAAAGCGAGCTTGGTTACCTATCGCGTGAACCACGTTGGGCCACAGCGTATAAATTCCCTGCTGAAACAGTCATGACTAAGCTTAACGCTATTGAATGGCAAGTAGGGCGCACCGGTCAGATTACGCCCGTAGGCAAGCTTGAGCCAGTACAAGTAGGCGGTGTTACGGTCAGCAATGTGACCTTGCATAATATTGGTGAGATTCAGCGCCTTGACGTGCGTGCCGGTGACACCGTAAGTGTGCACCGTGCTGGAGATGTGATCCCGAAAGTAACCCGCGTCTGGCATGAGCTGCGTCCTGAAGACTCACAGCCAGTGACTCTGCCGACTCATTGCCCAGTGTGTGACTCTCCAGTTGTGTTGCCAGAAGGCGAGGCTTTGGCCCGCTGTACCGGAGAGCTGTTTTGTCCGGCGCAGCAGCAAGAAGCCTTGATCCACTTTGTGTCTCGTAAAGCCATGGACATAGACGGATTAGGGGAGCGTTGGTTAATTAGCTTCTTTGAGCAAGGCATTGTTAAGACAGTGGCCGATATCTATCATTTAGAGCAACATAGAGAAGCGCTTATTAACTTTGAAAAATTAGGTGAGAAATCAGTCAACAATCTGCTAGCCGCGATAGATAATAGTAAAAAAACCACTTTATCTCGTTTTATTTATGCCATAGGTATTAAAGGGGTGGGTGAGACCACCGCTCAAAATTTGGCTCAGCATTTTGGTGATTTACCTGCTCTGATGGATGCTAGTATCGAGTCATTAGAGGCGGTGCCAGATATTGGTACTATTACCGCAGAACAGATCTATGACTTTTTCCGTGCCAAACACAATGTAGAGGTTATTGAGGCCTTAATAGAGGCAGGCGTGCATTGGGAAAAAGTAGAACAGATGGAGGCAGAGGGTTTACCTTTAGACGGTGAAACGTGGGTAATTACTGGCACGTTGGTCGAAAGTGGTATGTCACGCGATGATGCTAAGTCGAAGCTACAAGCGTTAGGTGCAAAAGTATCGGGCAGTGTTTCAGCTAAGACTTCAGCTCTTCTGGCAGGTGAGAAAGCTGGCTCTAAGCTGACTAAGGCACAGCAGCTTGGGGTGCGAGTGGTTGAGGAAACTGAATTCTTACAGATGATTCAAGATTAA
- a CDS encoding acyl-CoA dehydrogenase family protein yields the protein MFNISERVQDFYQRTQDFIQQEIEPIEDDFWQQCHALNPSGDWRTWQWPEQYHSLRQKAKQAGLWNMFLPDDQLGAGLSVTDYAPIAELTGRSLIAPNIFNCNAPDSGNMELLWRYGNDSQKQRFLTPLLEGKTRSVFCMTEPSVASSDATNMQATAIIEGDEIVLNGRKWWSSGLGDPDVDFIIFMAYTPDNNKDRHHQHSMVLVPIDAEGVSIQRMLQVFGDYDAPHGHGEVEFNNVRVPVDNIIGGPGMGFEIAQGRLGPGRIHHCMRCIGAAEKSLELAVHRGMSRTGFGKPILQLGGNMERIADARVKIDQARLLTLYAAQKMDEKGIKAALTEISAIKVVAPTVLQEVVDMAMQIHGGMGVSQDTMLPRFYAQARSLRLADGPDEVHKTMIAKLELKKLGYSRPRSK from the coding sequence ATGTTCAATATCAGTGAACGTGTTCAAGATTTCTATCAACGTACCCAAGACTTCATCCAGCAAGAAATCGAACCCATTGAAGATGACTTCTGGCAACAGTGTCACGCCCTTAATCCCAGTGGCGATTGGCGTACTTGGCAGTGGCCAGAGCAATATCATAGTCTACGCCAAAAAGCGAAACAGGCAGGTCTTTGGAATATGTTCTTGCCCGATGATCAGCTCGGTGCTGGCTTATCGGTTACTGACTATGCGCCCATCGCTGAATTAACTGGCCGCAGTCTTATTGCCCCTAATATCTTTAACTGTAATGCCCCTGATAGTGGCAATATGGAATTGTTATGGCGATATGGTAATGACTCTCAAAAACAGCGTTTTCTTACCCCACTGCTAGAAGGCAAAACGCGCTCCGTATTTTGCATGACTGAGCCTAGTGTGGCCTCAAGTGATGCCACCAATATGCAAGCGACGGCAATCATTGAAGGTGATGAGATTGTGCTAAATGGCCGCAAATGGTGGTCCTCTGGTCTTGGTGATCCTGACGTCGATTTCATAATATTTATGGCCTATACCCCAGATAACAACAAAGACCGTCATCATCAGCATTCTATGGTACTAGTACCGATTGATGCTGAAGGGGTCAGTATTCAGCGTATGTTACAGGTATTTGGGGACTATGATGCGCCGCACGGTCATGGTGAGGTTGAATTTAATAATGTCCGAGTGCCTGTAGACAATATCATTGGTGGTCCAGGCATGGGCTTTGAGATTGCCCAAGGTCGCCTAGGTCCTGGTCGTATTCACCATTGTATGCGCTGCATTGGCGCTGCTGAAAAATCATTGGAATTGGCGGTTCACCGTGGTATGAGTCGTACCGGTTTTGGCAAGCCTATCCTACAGCTTGGCGGCAATATGGAACGCATTGCTGATGCCCGAGTTAAAATTGATCAAGCCCGTTTATTGACCTTATATGCCGCCCAAAAAATGGACGAGAAAGGGATAAAAGCGGCATTAACTGAAATTTCAGCGATTAAAGTGGTTGCCCCAACTGTGCTGCAAGAAGTGGTCGACATGGCGATGCAAATTCATGGTGGTATGGGCGTTAGTCAAGACACCATGTTACCCAGATTTTATGCCCAAGCTCGTAGCTTACGCTTAGCAGATGGCCCAGACGAAGTGCATAAAACCATGATTGCCAAACTTGAGCTAAAAAAATTAGGCTATAGCCGCCCCCGTTCTAAGTGA
- a CDS encoding phosphotransferase family protein produces the protein MSTRQPQATEHQASNQKTSNREAPDQNTVIDKAGKVRDSEALDSQAVTQWLISQGIEVEGEPEVTQFSGGASNWTYRLQYPNMDLILRRPPAGTKAKSAHDMVREYKVQQALADDYPYVPKMIALCTDDSVIGCDFYVMQRLVGIIPRANLPKSLNLDSTEVRNLCTNVIDALIELHQIDYQNNPELSALGKGEGYCERQVMGWDKRYKKAKTPNVPSFFIVRQWLKRNLPEDSRICVIHNDWRFDNVVLDPEQPTKVIGVLDWEMATLGDPLMDLGSALAYWVQADDNKIMRQSRRQPTHLEGMMTREEVVNYYLQKTGMDSSNWTFYEVFGLFRLAGIAQQIYYRYYHKQTDNLAFKNFWIIIHAIHARALKLIAKHEALRVVDKNTLPKPIQSLAERWVP, from the coding sequence ATGAGTACCCGTCAACCTCAAGCTACTGAGCATCAAGCCAGCAACCAAAAAACCAGTAACCGAGAAGCCCCTGACCAAAACACGGTTATTGATAAAGCAGGTAAAGTTCGTGATTCCGAAGCTTTAGACAGCCAAGCAGTGACGCAGTGGCTGATTTCACAAGGCATTGAGGTTGAAGGCGAGCCAGAAGTGACTCAGTTTTCAGGCGGCGCCTCCAACTGGACCTACCGTTTGCAGTACCCCAATATGGACTTGATTCTACGTCGTCCGCCGGCGGGTACCAAAGCTAAGTCCGCTCATGACATGGTACGTGAATATAAGGTGCAACAGGCCTTAGCCGACGATTATCCTTATGTGCCTAAAATGATTGCACTGTGTACCGATGATTCAGTGATTGGCTGTGATTTCTATGTAATGCAGCGCCTAGTGGGTATCATCCCTCGTGCCAATCTTCCCAAATCTCTAAATCTAGACAGCACAGAGGTTCGTAACTTGTGTACCAATGTTATCGATGCCTTAATCGAACTGCACCAAATCGATTATCAAAATAACCCAGAGTTAAGCGCCCTTGGCAAAGGGGAAGGCTATTGCGAGCGTCAAGTTATGGGCTGGGACAAGCGCTATAAAAAAGCCAAGACCCCTAATGTGCCGAGTTTCTTTATTGTGCGTCAGTGGCTAAAGCGCAATCTTCCAGAGGACAGTCGTATCTGCGTCATTCACAATGACTGGCGTTTTGACAATGTGGTGTTAGACCCCGAGCAGCCGACTAAGGTAATTGGGGTATTGGACTGGGAAATGGCCACTTTGGGCGATCCGCTCATGGATTTAGGCAGTGCCCTAGCCTATTGGGTTCAAGCTGACGACAATAAAATTATGCGTCAATCCCGCCGTCAACCCACCCATCTAGAAGGTATGATGACTCGTGAGGAGGTGGTGAATTATTATCTGCAAAAGACCGGCATGGACAGTAGCAACTGGACTTTCTACGAAGTATTTGGCTTATTCCGTTTAGCGGGTATTGCTCAGCAAATTTATTACCGTTATTACCACAAGCAAACCGACAATCTTGCTTTTAAAAACTTCTGGATTATTATTCACGCGATTCATGCCCGCGCTTTAAAACTTATTGCCAAACATGAAGCCTTACGGGTTGTCGATAAAAACACACTACCCAAACCGATTCAATCGCTAGCCGAACGCTGGGTACCCTAA
- a CDS encoding histidine phosphatase family protein, whose translation MTTLLFARHGQASFGQSNYDKLSPLGEKQAALLGSHYGSTQRKIDAIVSGSLVRQQHSAAHFLNAYKQQGIVNPELSEPKIIEPFNEFNHKDVFIKFNPSFATEAGVMAAVAQAPVPKVRLAELFNEAMIRWHSGEHDADYLESWSQFNARVQQALQQVIEYAQQQEANTVLTFTSGGVIAAIAASLLKSGSDNLSTTAYQINRSLINTGVTAVVLKGDSPKLLSLNEHSHLYHEGQSLVSWH comes from the coding sequence ATGACTACTCTGCTATTTGCCAGACATGGGCAGGCCTCTTTTGGTCAAAGTAATTACGACAAACTATCTCCCCTGGGAGAAAAACAAGCTGCTTTGTTGGGCAGCCATTATGGCTCTACACAACGTAAAATTGATGCGATTGTCAGTGGCAGTCTGGTACGTCAACAACACTCAGCGGCGCATTTTTTGAACGCTTATAAGCAACAAGGTATAGTCAACCCAGAGCTATCTGAACCTAAAATCATTGAACCATTTAATGAGTTCAACCATAAAGATGTGTTTATTAAATTCAATCCTAGCTTTGCCACAGAAGCTGGAGTAATGGCTGCGGTGGCGCAAGCACCGGTCCCTAAAGTACGTTTGGCCGAGCTTTTTAATGAGGCCATGATTCGTTGGCATTCAGGCGAGCATGATGCTGATTATTTAGAAAGTTGGTCGCAATTTAATGCACGGGTACAGCAGGCGCTACAGCAGGTTATTGAATATGCTCAGCAGCAAGAAGCCAATACGGTGTTAACGTTTACATCAGGTGGAGTTATCGCGGCCATTGCGGCCAGTTTGCTAAAATCAGGCAGTGACAATCTGAGTACGACTGCTTATCAGATAAACCGTAGTTTGATTAATACGGGAGTTACCGCCGTGGTTCTAAAGGGCGACTCACCCAAATTGCTGTCTTTAAATGAACACAGCCATCTGTACCATGAAGGTCAAAGCTTGGTGTCATGGCACTAA
- a CDS encoding SDR family oxidoreductase translates to MSGLIKDKIGKDKTIIITGASSGIGAGMARIFGKLGYNLAICARRIERLETLKAEILAENPEIRVELKALDVSDYDAVFETFKEFQHLFDSIDRVIVNAGVGEGRRVGTGRFHINRRTAEINFISALAQCEAAMEIFRAQKFGHLVAISSMSAMRGMPKHLTVYAASKAGLAHLAEGIRAEMIADKLPIKVTTIYPGYIRTEINEGAPKLAFEVDEVTGSNALVAAIESGVEQACVPALPWMVIGKAMKHLPLHLVNKLG, encoded by the coding sequence ATGAGCGGCCTGATAAAGGACAAAATTGGTAAAGACAAAACCATCATTATTACCGGTGCCAGTTCAGGTATCGGTGCCGGTATGGCACGAATCTTTGGTAAGCTTGGTTACAATTTGGCCATTTGTGCGCGGCGTATTGAGCGTTTAGAAACACTCAAAGCCGAAATACTGGCGGAGAACCCTGAAATTCGGGTCGAACTAAAGGCGCTCGATGTCAGTGACTATGACGCCGTATTTGAAACGTTTAAAGAGTTTCAACACCTGTTTGATAGTATTGATCGCGTCATTGTTAATGCGGGTGTTGGTGAGGGCCGCCGAGTAGGCACAGGACGGTTTCATATCAACCGCCGCACCGCTGAAATTAATTTTATCTCTGCGTTGGCCCAATGTGAAGCCGCTATGGAAATATTCCGTGCACAAAAATTTGGCCACTTGGTCGCCATCTCTAGTATGTCTGCAATGCGGGGGATGCCCAAACACTTAACGGTCTATGCTGCCAGTAAAGCAGGATTAGCTCATTTAGCAGAGGGTATTCGTGCAGAAATGATTGCGGACAAGTTACCGATCAAAGTGACCACGATTTATCCGGGCTATATTCGCACTGAAATTAACGAGGGAGCACCGAAGCTGGCTTTTGAAGTGGATGAAGTGACCGGAAGTAATGCTTTAGTTGCTGCCATTGAATCTGGCGTAGAACAAGCCTGTGTCCCTGCTCTACCTTGGATGGTCATTGGTAAAGCGATGAAGCACCTACCCTTGCACTTGGTCAATAAATTAGGATAA
- a CDS encoding cell division protein ZipA C-terminal FtsZ-binding domain-containing protein — protein sequence MTTVDYILIIIAVVIMVVGLYMIIRGMLNRKAETNSQAVIRDKNGIPIIPRHERKLVEEYKPEEMMESETVIIPDREHLQPIIHEESAMPTHHESVQQHAYEPATMEDYADHETVATPPKTTHFTNPSASQNNRPGNGTHSAVNQQSTDMDLTGLQIDDCEDDVFSSLASATEKLMPVIETAQERDFEENSPMLDHHLLAEADQDQNSPLNHAQENINITLMPKNSYDLIDGRTILSLVSQYGLKYGAMNMFHRYENKDGSGILWFSMMGINHDGITPFDLNLLPTSKYNGLVLFLSLPHPKAMQGFDTMMSVVNLISNDLNAVILDENNEIVTRERRQQLRAQVQEYQAAMR from the coding sequence ATGACCACCGTAGACTATATTTTAATTATTATCGCTGTTGTAATTATGGTGGTAGGTCTTTATATGATTATTCGCGGCATGTTAAACCGCAAAGCCGAGACCAACTCACAAGCGGTTATTCGTGATAAAAATGGTATCCCTATTATCCCTCGTCATGAACGAAAATTGGTTGAAGAATATAAGCCAGAAGAGATGATGGAAAGTGAAACGGTTATTATCCCTGACCGCGAGCATCTACAGCCGATTATTCACGAAGAATCAGCCATGCCTACGCATCATGAGTCTGTTCAACAGCATGCTTATGAACCTGCGACAATGGAAGACTATGCAGATCATGAGACAGTGGCAACTCCGCCAAAGACCACTCATTTTACCAATCCTTCTGCCTCGCAGAATAACAGACCCGGTAATGGTACCCATTCAGCGGTTAATCAGCAGTCAACCGATATGGATCTTACTGGATTACAGATTGATGATTGTGAAGATGATGTCTTCTCTAGTCTGGCGTCTGCGACTGAAAAATTGATGCCTGTTATTGAAACTGCACAAGAGCGTGATTTTGAAGAAAATAGTCCGATGTTAGACCATCATTTACTGGCAGAAGCGGATCAAGATCAGAATAGCCCTTTGAATCATGCTCAAGAAAACATCAATATTACTTTGATGCCTAAAAACAGTTACGACCTTATTGATGGTAGAACCATATTGTCTTTGGTGTCTCAGTATGGCCTAAAATATGGGGCGATGAACATGTTCCATCGTTATGAAAACAAAGATGGCTCAGGCATCTTATGGTTTAGTATGATGGGTATTAATCACGATGGGATTACGCCATTTGATTTGAATTTACTACCCACGTCTAAATACAATGGATTGGTACTGTTTTTATCCTTGCCACACCCTAAAGCCATGCAGGGATTTGATACCATGATGAGTGTGGTTAATTTAATCTCTAATGATTTAAATGCAGTCATATTAGATGAAAATAATGAAATAGTAACACGTGAGCGTAGACAGCAGTTGCGCGCGCAGGTGCAAGAATATCAGGCAGCAATGCGTTAG